Proteins co-encoded in one Alcanivorax sp. genomic window:
- a CDS encoding alpha/beta hydrolase, translating to MSAVPEEKPVLAFAHANGIPGHSYDTFLAPFEARYQLYVVDRIGHDPAYPVDAQWRSLSQELEAQLAPLPKPIVGVGHSLGSVLMYLVAQRHPDWFSALVMLDPPMMNGVHGFMINVAKMMGQIDKVTPAGKSSGRLDYWPDWEAVESYFGSRGLFRAFDPRCLKDYLKAGLEPWQDGWRLRFRPETEVAIFRETPTAATGMPRLNVPAAVVTGKHSPSPFLHSARRIARRHHMIHRIAEGSHMYPLEKPEETRALCDELLELLLADGGRG from the coding sequence ATGTCTGCAGTACCTGAAGAGAAACCGGTTCTGGCCTTTGCCCATGCCAATGGCATTCCCGGCCACAGCTACGACACCTTTCTGGCGCCCTTCGAAGCACGCTATCAGTTATATGTGGTGGACCGGATTGGCCATGACCCGGCCTATCCGGTGGATGCACAGTGGCGCAGCCTGAGCCAGGAGCTGGAAGCACAACTGGCACCCTTGCCCAAACCCATTGTCGGTGTCGGCCACTCACTGGGATCGGTGCTGATGTATCTGGTCGCTCAGCGGCACCCTGACTGGTTCTCCGCCCTGGTCATGCTTGATCCGCCCATGATGAACGGTGTGCATGGTTTCATGATCAACGTGGCCAAGATGATGGGGCAGATCGACAAGGTCACCCCCGCAGGAAAAAGCAGCGGCAGGCTGGATTACTGGCCCGACTGGGAGGCGGTGGAGAGTTATTTTGGCTCCCGTGGGTTGTTCCGTGCCTTCGATCCGCGTTGTCTGAAAGATTACCTCAAGGCCGGACTGGAGCCCTGGCAGGATGGCTGGCGGTTGCGGTTCCGGCCTGAAACGGAAGTGGCTATTTTCCGTGAAACGCCCACTGCCGCTACGGGCATGCCCCGATTGAATGTTCCGGCGGCGGTGGTTACCGGGAAGCATTCTCCGTCGCCTTTTCTGCACAGCGCACGACGAATCGCACGGCGTCATCACATGATTCATCGTATCGCCGAGGGCAGTCATATGTATCCGCTGGAGAAGCCGGAAGAAACCCGCGCACTGTGTGATGAACTGCTTGAGCTACTTCTCGCGGACGGGGGGCGCGGATGA
- a CDS encoding alpha/beta hydrolase: MKPTEIQFQVYGQTLAALRWEGEGEPILALHGWLDNAASFLPLAEHLGRPLVALDFSGHGHSEHRPDEAATHLVDHVRDVRAVADQLGWGRFTLMGHSMGAGVACLFSAACPEYVSRLVLIEGLGPPTTQPEEVASTLRKALDDMNAHASKRKPVYADIADAIEARTRGFGGLSHEASALLVERGVVPVSGGWTWRSDSRLRLTSSLRLTEQQVEGFLRAIEAPVCLVMGGQGMGGSGMFEHRLEWLNRVEVVRLPGRHHLHMESPADVASSIHRFLCAEPPL; encoded by the coding sequence ATGAAGCCCACAGAAATCCAGTTTCAGGTGTATGGGCAAACCCTGGCTGCACTGCGCTGGGAAGGAGAGGGTGAGCCCATCCTGGCTCTTCACGGCTGGCTGGATAATGCGGCCTCCTTTTTGCCTCTGGCCGAGCATCTGGGCAGACCGCTGGTGGCGCTGGATTTTTCCGGCCATGGCCACTCGGAGCATCGCCCGGATGAGGCCGCCACACACCTGGTTGATCATGTCCGGGACGTCAGGGCGGTGGCTGACCAGCTGGGCTGGGGGCGATTCACATTGATGGGGCATTCCATGGGGGCAGGGGTGGCTTGTCTTTTCTCGGCGGCGTGCCCGGAATATGTGTCACGTCTGGTACTTATCGAGGGACTGGGCCCGCCCACCACCCAGCCGGAAGAGGTGGCCTCCACATTACGCAAGGCCCTGGATGACATGAATGCCCACGCCAGCAAGCGTAAACCGGTGTATGCCGACATTGCCGATGCTATTGAAGCCCGAACCCGTGGCTTTGGCGGCTTGAGTCATGAAGCGTCTGCGTTACTGGTGGAGCGGGGGGTGGTGCCGGTATCCGGTGGCTGGACCTGGCGCTCCGACAGCCGGCTCAGACTCACCTCTTCATTGCGCCTCACGGAGCAGCAGGTAGAGGGGTTCCTCCGCGCCATTGAGGCGCCGGTCTGCCTGGTTATGGGGGGGCAGGGGATGGGTGGCAGCGGCATGTTCGAGCACCGACTGGAATGGCTTAACCGTGTGGAGGTGGTGCGGTTACCCGGACGTCACCATTTGCATATGGAGTCGCCGGCGGACGTTGCCAGCAGCATCCATCGATTTCTTTGCGCTGAACCCCCTCTCTGA
- a CDS encoding MaoC family dehydratase has translation MKVVEAASLAEYVGKELGASEWFEIDQDRINAFADATLDHQFIHVDPEQAKNTPFGSTIAHGYLTLSLLPYLQSTIDGFLQPKGMKMAMNYGFDKLRFMAPVKVGKRVRAVATLMEATEKREGQWLLKFGFNVEIEGEEKPALAAEWLLMYFI, from the coding sequence ATGAAAGTGGTAGAGGCGGCATCACTGGCCGAGTACGTTGGCAAGGAACTGGGTGCATCGGAATGGTTTGAAATTGACCAGGACCGAATCAACGCGTTTGCCGATGCCACTCTGGATCATCAGTTCATCCACGTGGATCCAGAGCAGGCCAAGAATACCCCGTTTGGATCCACCATTGCCCACGGTTATCTGACCCTGTCACTGTTGCCTTACCTGCAGAGCACCATTGATGGCTTCCTGCAGCCCAAGGGCATGAAAATGGCCATGAACTACGGCTTCGACAAGTTGCGCTTCATGGCGCCAGTGAAGGTGGGCAAGCGGGTACGTGCAGTGGCCACCCTGATGGAAGCGACTGAAAAGCGTGAAGGCCAGTGGCTGCTCAAGTTCGGTTTCAATGTGGAGATTGAAGGTGAAGAGAAGCCGGCACTGGCTGCCGAATGGCTGCTCATGTACTTCATCTGA